One Myxosarcina sp. GI1 genomic window carries:
- a CDS encoding IS630 family transposase (programmed frameshift), which produces MPAPYSYDLRKKAVNAVKRGEKKIVICRLMRISRNTLNLWLQREKETGDYSAIANRPPRENRKIQDLERFKQFVKQHQDKTQQQMADLWGENLTQQNISDGMEKLGITRKKTYGYQERDEEKRKQFKEKLHQKSSNHLVYIDEAGFDNRDDYPYGYSPKGERCYALKSGKRNERVSWIAALKKGKVFAPLTFEGSCNRDLFETWLEKSLIPQLQPGDIIIIDNATFHKGQSIQEIVSEAGCEIWYLPPYSPDLNKIERWWSVLKTWMKQRVKEFETIRECVDAAFKKCPNVYA; this is translated from the exons ATGCCTGCTCCCTACAGCTACGACTTGAGAAAAAAAGCGGTAAATGCAGTAAAAAGAGGTGAGAAGAAAATAGTTATTTGTCGGCTAATGAGAATTAGCCGTAATACCTTAAACCTATGGTTACAGAGAGAAAAAGAAACAGGAGACTACAGCGCGATCGCCAACCGCCCTCCTAGAGAAAATCGCAAAATTCAAGATTTAGAGAGATTTAAACAGTTTGTGAAGCAACATCAAGATAAGACACAGCAGCAGATGGCGGATTTATGGGGAGAAAATCTCACCCAGCAAAACATTAGTGATGGCATGGAAAAGTTAGGCATAACCAGA AAAAAAACTTACGGGTATCAAGAAAGAGATGAAGAGAAAAGAAAACAATTCAAAGAGAAACTTCACCAAAAATCCTCAAATCATCTAGTTTATATTGATGAGGCAGGATTTGATAATCGAGACGATTATCCCTACGGATATAGCCCCAAAGGAGAAAGATGTTACGCACTTAAATCTGGTAAAAGAAACGAGAGAGTAAGTTGGATTGCGGCACTTAAAAAAGGAAAAGTATTTGCTCCATTAACTTTTGAGGGGTCATGTAATCGAGATTTGTTTGAGACGTGGCTCGAGAAAAGTTTGATTCCTCAACTTCAACCAGGGGATATCATTATTATTGACAATGCTACTTTTCACAAAGGACAAAGTATTCAAGAAATAGTATCCGAGGCTGGATGTGAGATTTGGTATTTGCCTCCTTATTCTCCCGATCTAAACAAAATAGAGCGTTGGTGGTCTGTTCTCAAAACTTGGATGAAGCAGAGAGTTAAAGAATTTGAGACTATTAGAGAATGTGTTGATGCAGCTTTCAAAAAATGTCCTAACGTATATGCGTAA
- a CDS encoding EAL domain-containing protein, which yields MVALVDCKRQKTILLVDDTPDNLQLIFKYLKDFGYKVLVAQSGKKAIKTAKKMLPDLILLDVMMSEINGFETCRHLKADNSTKNIPIIFMTALSETSSKLTGFKLGAVDYITKPIDRQELLARIHTHLSLQNLNRCLALEVKKQKLLFDITDRIRQTLNLQAIFQTATDEILHFLECDRLSLVSINNAIICIEAQSIADNLTASLLPITLDSICPSEEQYHRYLKGKSEIFEYRNRSENLVNIESQLLAVVPILLNQTARTKNSSLLWGWLVAERHSLTKWQEGEINLLQRLTTQLEIAIEQGLLYKRLREANVQLKQLAMCDPLTKIFNRRYFERQIYLEWRRAIRIPAALSLLMCDVDLFKVYNDTYGHQQGDECLRRVAGAIASAVKRPADIVARYGGEEFAVILPHTPLRGAIEVAENIRAKVRELNISHANSSVISTVTLSIGIASTFPNAKDNPALLIEAADRALYTAKSRGRNCISIYRDDISQSKSEQARELQWSKRLRQALQENLFVLYAQPITSLSLDDRKQYFEILLRLSDRHNRVIAPNTFLDIANRNFLMPNIDTWVVENVLATLASGDRCNWENHRFSINLSGASLNDENFLKFLTTRLKDYQLPPQLFCFEITETIAISNLNSVSTFIKTLKDLGCSFALDDFGKGMSSLTYLKNLSVDYLKIDGSFIRALDRDNVSRAMVEAINNLAQVIGLKTVAEFVENQDILDALRALKVDYAQGYHLGRPEKFTNLLLRT from the coding sequence ATGGTTGCTTTAGTAGATTGCAAGCGTCAAAAAACAATTCTTTTGGTTGATGATACGCCTGATAATCTACAGCTTATATTTAAATATCTCAAAGATTTTGGTTATAAAGTTCTGGTAGCACAGAGCGGTAAAAAGGCAATTAAAACAGCTAAAAAAATGTTGCCAGACCTCATTCTTTTAGATGTAATGATGTCTGAAATAAATGGATTTGAAACCTGCCGCCATTTGAAAGCCGATAATAGTACTAAAAACATACCAATTATATTTATGACTGCCCTGTCAGAAACCTCAAGTAAACTAACGGGTTTTAAACTAGGTGCAGTTGACTATATTACCAAGCCAATCGATCGCCAAGAATTACTAGCACGTATTCACACCCATCTTTCTTTACAAAATTTAAATCGTTGCCTGGCATTAGAAGTCAAAAAACAAAAGTTACTGTTCGATATTACCGATCGCATTCGACAAACATTAAATCTTCAAGCGATTTTTCAAACCGCTACCGATGAAATTTTGCATTTTTTGGAGTGCGATCGCTTGTCCCTGGTATCTATAAATAATGCCATAATTTGTATAGAGGCTCAGTCTATAGCTGATAATTTAACAGCTAGTCTGTTACCAATTACCTTAGATTCTATTTGTCCTAGTGAAGAACAATACCATCGTTATCTCAAAGGCAAGAGCGAAATTTTTGAATACAGAAATCGTTCTGAAAACTTAGTCAATATTGAGTCTCAACTGCTAGCAGTCGTGCCAATTTTGCTAAACCAAACCGCACGGACAAAGAATTCGAGTTTGTTATGGGGATGGTTGGTTGCCGAACGCCACTCTTTAACCAAATGGCAAGAAGGAGAAATAAATTTACTTCAACGTTTGACTACTCAGTTAGAGATTGCGATCGAACAAGGTCTGCTATACAAAAGACTTCGAGAAGCCAACGTACAACTCAAACAGTTAGCTATGTGCGATCCTCTGACCAAAATTTTTAACCGACGTTATTTCGAGCGACAAATATATTTAGAGTGGCGCAGAGCGATCAGAATTCCTGCTGCACTGTCGTTACTGATGTGTGATGTCGATTTGTTCAAAGTTTACAACGATACTTACGGTCATCAGCAAGGAGATGAGTGTTTGCGTCGAGTGGCTGGAGCTATTGCTTCTGCTGTTAAGCGACCCGCTGATATTGTAGCTCGCTATGGAGGCGAAGAATTTGCAGTAATTTTACCTCATACACCGTTGCGAGGAGCAATTGAAGTTGCCGAAAATATTAGAGCCAAGGTTAGAGAACTAAATATTTCTCATGCTAATTCATCGGTGATTTCTACGGTAACTCTGAGTATAGGAATAGCCAGTACTTTTCCCAATGCTAAAGATAATCCTGCTTTGCTGATCGAAGCTGCCGACCGAGCATTATACACGGCTAAAAGTCGAGGCAGAAACTGCATTAGTATTTATCGAGACGATATTTCTCAATCGAAATCAGAACAAGCTCGCGAACTACAGTGGAGCAAGCGATTACGGCAAGCACTACAAGAAAATTTGTTTGTGTTGTATGCTCAACCAATTACTTCCCTAAGTTTGGACGACCGCAAGCAGTATTTTGAAATTTTGCTACGATTATCCGATCGACACAACCGTGTAATTGCTCCCAATACATTTTTAGATATTGCCAACCGCAATTTTTTAATGCCCAATATTGATACCTGGGTAGTCGAAAATGTGTTGGCAACTTTAGCTAGTGGCGATCGCTGTAATTGGGAAAATCATCGCTTTTCGATCAATCTTTCAGGGGCATCTTTAAACGATGAAAATTTTCTTAAGTTTTTAACCACCAGACTTAAAGACTATCAGCTTCCTCCCCAACTTTTTTGTTTTGAAATTACCGAAACCATAGCTATTTCCAATCTCAACTCAGTTTCTACTTTTATTAAAACTTTGAAAGATCTTGGCTGTAGTTTTGCCTTGGATGATTTTGGCAAGGGTATGTCTTCTCTGACATATTTAAAGAATTTGTCTGTAGATTATTTAAAAATTGATGGCTCATTTATTCGCGCTTTAGATCGAGACAACGTATCGAGAGCGATGGTTGAAGCAATTAATAATTTGGCGCAAGTAATTGGCTTAAAAACCGTAGCCGAATTTGTAGAAAATCAAGATATTTTAGATGCCTTACGAGCTCTTAAGGTAGATTACGCCCAAGGATATCATCTCGGTCGTCCTGAAAAATTTACCAATCTTTTGCTCCGAACATAA